Proteins encoded within one genomic window of Methanosarcina barkeri str. Wiesmoor:
- a CDS encoding GNAT family N-acetyltransferase gives MREIRIRKARKSDLLAIQRLLSTYFLDMEGLGPEDFVLAEIDGKITGCAALIRSEFHGKDFLEIHSIAVHPNFRGKGVGTRLVKYLLTTIRDQCCDLYVRTTAPIFFEKLNFTKIDNTEKLSLWKDCKNCEHFDKCTQHAMKYSCKC, from the coding sequence ATGAGAGAGATCCGTATCCGAAAAGCCAGAAAATCAGACCTGCTGGCAATTCAGAGGTTACTATCAACTTACTTTCTTGATATGGAAGGACTTGGACCGGAAGATTTTGTGCTGGCTGAAATCGATGGAAAAATTACAGGATGTGCTGCCCTTATAAGATCCGAATTCCACGGTAAAGATTTTCTGGAGATTCATTCTATTGCAGTCCATCCGAACTTCCGGGGAAAAGGGGTTGGGACCAGGCTTGTTAAGTATCTTCTAACAACTATTAGAGACCAGTGCTGCGACTTGTATGTCAGGACAACTGCCCCTATTTTTTTTGAAAAGCTAAATTTTACAAAAATAGATAATACTGAAAAGTTATCCCTCTGGAAAGATTGCAAAAATTGTGAGCATTTTGATAAGTGCACGCAGCATGCAATGAAATATTCTTGCAAGTGTTGA
- a CDS encoding TIGR04013 family B12-binding domain/radical SAM domain-containing protein, translating to MNVHFRYSKKNSYSFAVLSPLLPEAGFVDRPVDGIMIYSFTTRQAAKVFTEVKNAGTDSIFIAGGPHPSGAPEETLEYFDYVVIGEGEETLPELVGMIQEKGDPRKVPGIAYRDVKTGKVARTPKRPYANLDSYPCFDPHKLRAPIEISRGCPWGCKYCQTPRLFGREVRHRSVDSIVKNAGYYNDLRFIASNAFGYGSDGIHPRFDKVEKLLSALHKLPDKKIFFGTFPSEVRPEFVTDESVELVRKYCANNSLSLGAQSGSDRILKEIHRGHTVRDSISAVECCLEHGIVPAVDFIFGLPTEAEEDQEKSLDLVRWICKKGGTVRAHYLTPLPGTPYASAVPSEVSDRVRRELGKLALGGKLTGYWEKHQKFEKK from the coding sequence ATGAATGTGCACTTCCGGTACAGCAAGAAAAACTCTTACAGCTTCGCAGTCCTTTCGCCTTTACTGCCTGAAGCTGGTTTTGTAGACAGGCCTGTAGACGGGATCATGATCTACAGTTTTACAACGCGCCAGGCAGCAAAAGTATTTACGGAAGTAAAAAATGCAGGCACGGATTCGATTTTTATTGCTGGAGGACCTCATCCATCCGGCGCTCCAGAAGAAACGCTCGAATACTTTGACTATGTTGTGATCGGGGAAGGAGAGGAAACCCTTCCGGAACTGGTGGGAATGATCCAGGAAAAGGGAGATCCGCGAAAAGTACCTGGCATTGCATACAGAGATGTAAAAACAGGCAAGGTTGCCAGAACTCCGAAAAGACCCTATGCAAATCTTGATTCCTATCCTTGCTTTGACCCTCATAAACTCCGGGCTCCCATTGAAATTAGCAGGGGATGTCCCTGGGGCTGCAAATACTGCCAGACTCCAAGGCTTTTCGGAAGAGAAGTCAGGCACAGAAGCGTAGATTCCATTGTGAAAAATGCGGGATACTATAATGATCTTCGCTTTATAGCCTCCAATGCCTTTGGTTACGGCAGTGATGGAATTCACCCCAGGTTTGATAAAGTGGAAAAATTGCTTTCTGCACTTCATAAACTGCCTGATAAGAAAATCTTTTTCGGGACTTTTCCTTCGGAAGTGCGTCCTGAATTCGTAACCGACGAATCGGTTGAACTCGTGAGAAAATATTGTGCAAACAATAGCCTTAGCCTTGGGGCTCAGTCCGGCAGTGACCGAATTCTAAAGGAGATCCACAGGGGGCATACTGTTAGAGACAGCATTTCAGCAGTTGAGTGCTGCCTGGAACATGGAATTGTTCCCGCTGTTGATTTCATTTTTGGCCTTCCCACTGAAGCCGAAGAGGACCAGGAAAAAAGCCTTGACCTTGTCCGCTGGATCTGCAAGAAAGGAGGTACTGTAAGGGCACATTACCTGACCCCCCTGCCAGGAACTCCATATGCATCGGCTGTCCCCTCAGAAGTAAGTGACCGAGTAAGGCGAGAGCTTGGAAAACTTGCCCTTGGGGGCAAACTTACTGGATACTGGGAAAAACACCAAAAATTTGAAAAAAAGTAA
- a CDS encoding site-2 protease family protein → MNQENHNKGKGIFNAEETVSRLYPYIVRVFDVYEVQNSGEALYFFGTPRTNTENITGELWEPLQQFGFGCTLKYELGEYVLLVFPEKKAKEKTWINLVLFIATFFTTMVCGAWMSGADLENDLFQLFRGLPFTLAIMAVLGSHEMAHYVMARYHGMKASLPYFIPFPTFIGTMGALIRYRGPVPSRKALFDVGVAGPLVGLFMSVAVTVIGLNLEASAVNPFSKFVMPSGLPPLFVFIQNLVGATGENLHPVAFAGWVGMFVTLLNLLPAGQLDGGHILRAMLGKKAEKISFMMPRVLFLIGLYVIYWLKEDGFIWISWALFLWIFAAIGHPSPLHDEVELDKKRILLGIITFILGLLCFTLIPFKPIP, encoded by the coding sequence ATGAACCAGGAAAACCATAATAAAGGCAAGGGAATATTCAATGCCGAAGAAACGGTCTCGCGTTTATATCCTTACATAGTTAGGGTATTCGACGTTTATGAGGTCCAAAATTCCGGTGAAGCTCTTTACTTCTTTGGAACTCCTAGAACCAATACCGAAAATATTACAGGAGAACTCTGGGAACCTTTACAGCAATTTGGGTTCGGATGTACATTGAAGTATGAGCTTGGAGAATATGTACTACTGGTTTTTCCTGAAAAGAAGGCAAAGGAAAAGACCTGGATAAACCTTGTCCTTTTCATAGCAACCTTTTTTACAACCATGGTTTGCGGAGCCTGGATGTCAGGAGCAGACCTCGAAAACGATCTCTTTCAACTTTTCCGAGGCTTACCATTTACCCTTGCGATAATGGCAGTTCTTGGTTCTCATGAGATGGCTCACTATGTAATGGCTAGATACCATGGGATGAAGGCATCTCTTCCGTATTTTATTCCTTTTCCGACTTTTATTGGCACTATGGGAGCGTTAATTCGCTATAGAGGACCTGTACCCAGTCGAAAAGCACTTTTTGATGTGGGAGTTGCAGGGCCACTGGTAGGTCTGTTCATGTCAGTCGCGGTTACAGTAATAGGACTTAACCTTGAGGCATCTGCAGTAAATCCCTTTTCGAAGTTTGTAATGCCTAGCGGCCTGCCTCCACTTTTCGTGTTTATCCAGAACCTTGTAGGAGCTACAGGAGAAAACCTTCATCCCGTAGCCTTTGCAGGCTGGGTAGGAATGTTCGTGACCCTGCTCAACCTCCTTCCTGCAGGACAACTTGATGGTGGGCACATCCTCAGGGCTATGCTGGGTAAGAAAGCGGAAAAGATTTCGTTTATGATGCCACGTGTCCTGTTTCTGATAGGGCTTTATGTAATTTACTGGCTGAAGGAAGATGGATTTATATGGATTTCCTGGGCTCTTTTCCTCTGGATTTTTGCTGCGATAGGGCATCCGTCTCCCCTGCATGATGAAGTCGAACTGGACAAAAAACGCATCTTGTTAGGGATCATTACCTTTATCCTGGGCTTACTTTGCTTTACTCTGATACCTTTTAAGCCAATTCCCTGA
- a CDS encoding TolB family protein, with product MKKKEKAYSIALVSTFIILFLIFVSSTASALAHIIDNNTTLSTPPEVSSGAGDPSDDQIPSDELSTEETDTATESIQAAELKITEKRITTNNFEQSDPVIYGNKILWYDERNGNGDIYMYDLSTKKETQISIIDAEGTFAPAIYGDKIVCMGYRGEPYEGYDIYTYDISTKKEKRITDDSAVFSAPAIYGDRIVWEDNRRYGSTGMDDIYMYNLSTSKETRITNSGSANYPAIYDNRIVWVDSRNGYTDVYMYDISTKKETQITNNESKKMYSVICGDRIAWMDNRNGSWDIYMYDLSTKKETPITNHETTCYPEIYGDRIVWSDGRNGNWDVYVYDLATGQEWHTTDKSDQYDPEIYGDRIVWTDLRNGNRDIYMGTLSKSSPVAAFSAAPTTGKAPLKVKFTDTSTRTPAKWIWDFGDGSKSFHQNPTHKYSKAGVYTVSLTAKNAAGSNTVTKTEYIKVITKPVAAFSASSTSGKVPLKVKFTDTSTGIPAKWKWEFGDGSKSYHQNPTHKYSKAGVYTVSLTVKNAKGKNTVTKSKYITVTSKPVAAFSASPTSGKSPLNVKFTDKSTGSPTKWKWDFGDGTKSFHQNPTHKYSKAGKYTVTLKVTNAVGINTATKSKYITVTGTSQAPTADFWGWPLSGKAPLKVKFTETSKGSPTKWKWDFGDGKYSTEKSPTHTYSAAGTYTVKLIATNEAGSSTKSKWKYIKVAK from the coding sequence GTGAAAAAGAAAGAAAAAGCGTACTCAATAGCTTTAGTTTCAACATTTATAATTTTATTTTTGATTTTTGTTTCATCCACGGCATCGGCACTCGCGCATATAATAGATAATAACACCACATTGAGCACCCCACCGGAGGTCAGCAGTGGAGCAGGCGATCCCTCAGATGACCAGATTCCGTCCGATGAGTTATCTACCGAAGAAACTGATACAGCCACGGAATCTATACAAGCTGCTGAGCTCAAGATCACTGAAAAGCGTATTACCACTAATAATTTCGAGCAGTCTGACCCTGTTATTTATGGTAACAAAATCTTGTGGTATGATGAACGCAATGGAAATGGGGATATCTATATGTACGATCTTTCTACTAAAAAAGAAACTCAGATATCTATTATTGATGCAGAAGGGACATTTGCTCCTGCAATCTACGGTGACAAGATTGTCTGCATGGGTTATCGCGGTGAACCCTATGAAGGTTACGACATTTATACGTACGATATTTCCACTAAAAAGGAAAAAAGGATAACTGACGACTCAGCAGTTTTCTCTGCTCCTGCAATATACGGGGACAGAATAGTGTGGGAAGATAATCGCCGATATGGATCCACTGGAATGGACGATATCTACATGTACAACTTATCTACTTCCAAGGAAACCCGGATCACTAATAGCGGATCTGCAAACTATCCTGCTATCTACGATAACAGGATAGTATGGGTAGACTCTCGCAATGGATATACTGATGTCTACATGTACGATATATCTACTAAAAAGGAAACTCAAATTACTAACAATGAATCAAAGAAGATGTATTCTGTTATCTGCGGTGACAGAATAGCGTGGATGGATAATCGTAATGGAAGCTGGGATATCTACATGTATGATCTTTCCACTAAAAAGGAAACTCCGATCACAAATCATGAAACTACCTGCTATCCTGAAATCTATGGTGACAGAATAGTGTGGTCTGATGGTCGCAATGGAAACTGGGACGTCTACGTGTACGATCTAGCCACTGGTCAGGAATGGCACACTACTGATAAATCAGATCAGTACGATCCAGAGATCTATGGTGACAGGATAGTATGGACAGATCTGCGCAATGGAAATCGCGACATTTACATGGGTACCCTTTCGAAAAGCTCTCCAGTTGCTGCATTTTCTGCAGCTCCAACTACAGGAAAAGCACCACTGAAGGTTAAGTTTACTGACACAAGCACAAGGACACCTGCTAAATGGATATGGGACTTTGGAGACGGATCAAAGTCATTCCACCAGAATCCAACTCACAAGTATTCAAAAGCAGGAGTATATACTGTTAGCTTAACAGCAAAGAATGCTGCAGGTAGTAACACGGTAACAAAAACAGAATATATAAAAGTGATAACAAAACCAGTTGCTGCCTTTTCAGCCTCTTCTACTTCAGGAAAAGTACCACTGAAGGTTAAATTTACTGACACAAGTACAGGAATACCTGCTAAATGGAAATGGGAATTTGGAGATGGGTCAAAGTCATACCACCAGAATCCAACTCATAAGTATTCAAAAGCAGGAGTATATACTGTTAGCTTAACAGTAAAGAATGCTAAAGGCAAGAACACGGTAACAAAATCAAAGTATATAACCGTGACATCAAAACCCGTTGCTGCCTTCTCTGCATCTCCAACCTCAGGAAAATCTCCATTAAACGTTAAATTTACTGACAAAAGTACCGGATCACCAACGAAATGGAAATGGGATTTTGGAGACGGAACAAAGTCATTCCATCAGAATCCAACGCATAAGTATTCCAAAGCAGGAAAATACACAGTAACCCTCAAAGTAACCAATGCGGTAGGCATCAACACAGCAACAAAATCAAAGTATATAACCGTGACAGGAACTTCGCAAGCTCCGACTGCGGATTTCTGGGGCTGGCCATTATCAGGAAAAGCTCCGCTAAAGGTAAAATTTACGGAGACGAGCAAAGGATCACCAACGAAATGGAAATGGGATTTCGGAGATGGAAAATATTCAACAGAAAAGAGTCCAACACACACATATTCAGCAGCAGGAACTTACACGGTTAAACTCATAGCAACAAATGAAGCAGGAAGTAGTACAAAATCAAAATGGAAATATATAAAAGTGGCAAAGTGA
- a CDS encoding PKD domain-containing protein: MSQYLKNEIVKPVAAFSASPTSGKAPLNVAFTDKSTRVPTKWKWSFGDGTISREQNPELSIHRNEIKDQI, encoded by the coding sequence ATGTCACAGTATCTAAAAAATGAAATCGTAAAACCCGTTGCTGCATTTTCTGCATCTCCTACCTCAGGAAAAGCTCCATTAAATGTTGCCTTTACTGATAAAAGTACGAGGGTGCCGACTAAATGGAAATGGAGTTTTGGAGACGGAACAATTTCAAGAGAACAGAATCCAGAACTCAGTATTCACAGAAACGAGATAAAAGATCAAATCTAA
- the larE gene encoding ATP-dependent sacrificial sulfur transferase LarE — translation MAIEKIELIKEAIKARESAVIAFSGGVDSATLAALAFEVLGEKALAVTINSPLFPKKQLETAVETACEIGIEHKILSFSQLSLPYFSANTLNRCYFCKKALLETLLDFAEKAGYNAVLEGTNSSEIHGENRPGYRAVQEAGEKIYSPFVEFNVTKDEIREVASKLSPSAASRPSAACLATRIPYGQPITAETLQKIEKAEEFLFSLGFTQFRVRAHENLARIEIIQNELEDALLKREKISRRLKSLGFDYVTLDLEGFRSGSMDEPYTLKKT, via the coding sequence ATGGCCATTGAAAAGATAGAATTGATAAAGGAAGCCATAAAAGCCAGAGAAAGTGCGGTCATCGCATTTTCAGGAGGGGTAGACAGTGCAACTCTTGCAGCCCTTGCTTTTGAGGTACTTGGAGAAAAGGCTCTTGCCGTAACCATAAATTCCCCACTTTTTCCAAAGAAACAACTTGAAACAGCTGTCGAGACAGCCTGCGAGATAGGAATTGAGCACAAAATACTCTCTTTCTCTCAGTTAAGTCTTCCTTATTTTTCTGCAAATACATTAAACAGGTGCTATTTCTGTAAAAAGGCTCTGCTTGAAACCCTGCTCGATTTCGCGGAGAAAGCAGGATATAATGCTGTACTTGAGGGCACTAATTCCTCTGAAATACACGGAGAAAACCGTCCGGGATACAGGGCAGTACAGGAAGCCGGAGAAAAGATTTATTCTCCTTTCGTGGAATTTAACGTGACAAAAGATGAAATAAGGGAAGTTGCTTCTAAACTTTCTCCCTCAGCAGCCAGCCGGCCTTCTGCAGCCTGTCTTGCCACCCGTATTCCCTACGGGCAGCCAATAACTGCAGAGACTCTCCAGAAAATCGAAAAAGCCGAAGAATTTCTTTTTTCTCTGGGTTTTACCCAGTTCAGGGTCAGGGCGCACGAAAATCTTGCCCGGATAGAAATTATTCAGAATGAGCTGGAAGATGCTTTGCTGAAAAGAGAGAAAATTTCACGGCGTTTGAAATCCCTGGGCTTTGACTACGTGACTCTTGATCTTGAGGGCTTTCGGAGCGGGAGCATGGATGAACCTTATACCTTGAAGAAAACCTGA
- a CDS encoding DUF126 domain-containing protein, with protein MIPIKLKGRTISRGCAKGEVLLSRDPISFLGNVDPKTGVVIEENHALEGKSIQGKVLVFPHGKGSTVGSYVMYQLKKNGTAPAAIINLETEPIVAVGAIISEIPLVDMLEKNPYEVLNNGDLVLVNGSKGYIELFKQETIKTENEKK; from the coding sequence GTGATTCCAATTAAACTTAAAGGCAGGACGATTTCAAGAGGATGTGCAAAAGGAGAAGTACTACTCTCCAGAGACCCAATCTCCTTCCTTGGCAATGTAGACCCAAAAACCGGGGTCGTAATTGAAGAGAATCACGCCCTTGAAGGAAAATCAATCCAGGGTAAAGTTCTTGTTTTTCCTCACGGAAAAGGCTCTACAGTTGGCTCGTATGTTATGTATCAACTAAAGAAAAACGGCACTGCGCCTGCAGCAATAATAAATCTGGAAACCGAACCCATAGTTGCAGTCGGAGCTATTATTTCCGAAATCCCTCTTGTTGATATGCTTGAGAAAAACCCTTACGAAGTATTAAATAATGGAGACCTTGTTCTGGTTAACGGAAGTAAAGGATATATTGAACTTTTCAAACAGGAAACCATTAAAACTGAAAACGAGAAAAAATGA
- the glmM gene encoding phosphoglucosamine mutase produces MALFGTNGVRGIANEYIIPELAVNLARSLGTYMGSKGTVAVGCDTRISGQMLKSAAIAGALSTGLNVIDVGTLPTPSIQYYVRDHADAGIVITASHNPRQYNGIKLIAGDGTEFPRDGEREIEKIYSSGKYSIVSWEKTGSFRVDPGVNDYYIRNVINAVDAEKIRSRKLKVVIDTGSGAGSLTLPFLLRELGCNVLTLGAQPDGTFPWRNPEPTPDALTELSKLVKITGADFGAAHDGDADRIVFIDENGEFLNEEVLLAMMAKYMLEREKGPIVTPVSSSQRMADVAKEEGVELYWTAVGSINVARKMMEVNAVFGGEGNGGLIFPKHQYCRDGAMACAKILEILAGGKKLSELAKSVPQYFNAKTKVPSVNTQATIERVKHEASGLGLKMDTIDGVKTWYEDGWVLIRPSGTEPIFRIFAEAKKQERAEKLMQEGMQMVIRAEKASTPK; encoded by the coding sequence ATGGCATTATTCGGAACTAATGGTGTACGTGGTATCGCCAATGAATATATAATTCCAGAGCTAGCAGTCAATTTAGCCAGAAGCCTTGGTACATATATGGGTTCAAAAGGCACGGTTGCTGTAGGCTGTGATACTCGGATTTCAGGTCAGATGCTGAAGTCTGCCGCAATCGCTGGGGCTCTTTCAACAGGTCTGAATGTAATTGACGTGGGAACGCTTCCTACTCCTTCTATTCAGTACTATGTGCGCGATCACGCCGATGCGGGGATCGTTATTACTGCGTCTCACAACCCAAGACAATATAATGGAATCAAGTTAATTGCTGGAGATGGTACGGAGTTCCCCAGGGATGGAGAAAGAGAGATAGAAAAAATTTACTCCTCTGGAAAATATTCCATTGTATCTTGGGAGAAGACTGGAAGTTTCAGGGTTGATCCAGGAGTTAACGACTATTATATCAGAAATGTTATCAATGCAGTAGATGCCGAAAAGATTCGCAGCCGCAAACTCAAGGTAGTCATTGATACAGGTTCTGGAGCAGGTTCACTCACTCTCCCCTTCCTGCTCAGAGAACTGGGTTGCAATGTGCTGACTCTTGGAGCGCAACCCGACGGGACCTTCCCCTGGCGAAATCCTGAGCCAACACCTGATGCTTTAACCGAGCTTTCCAAACTTGTGAAAATAACCGGTGCCGATTTTGGAGCAGCTCACGATGGAGATGCGGATAGGATAGTCTTTATAGATGAAAATGGCGAATTCTTAAATGAAGAGGTTCTGCTTGCCATGATGGCAAAATATATGCTTGAACGCGAAAAAGGGCCTATAGTAACTCCTGTTAGCTCCTCACAGCGGATGGCCGACGTAGCAAAAGAAGAAGGTGTTGAGCTTTACTGGACAGCAGTTGGCTCCATCAACGTCGCCCGAAAGATGATGGAAGTAAATGCAGTCTTCGGAGGCGAAGGCAATGGAGGCCTTATTTTCCCCAAACATCAATACTGTAGGGACGGAGCAATGGCCTGTGCCAAAATCCTTGAAATCCTGGCTGGCGGGAAAAAGCTTTCCGAGCTTGCTAAGAGTGTTCCTCAGTACTTCAACGCAAAAACCAAAGTTCCCTCTGTAAATACGCAGGCCACAATAGAAAGAGTAAAACATGAAGCTTCAGGCCTCGGACTTAAGATGGACACTATCGATGGAGTCAAAACCTGGTACGAAGACGGTTGGGTTCTTATCCGCCCCTCGGGTACAGAACCGATTTTCCGAATATTTGCCGAAGCAAAGAAGCAAGAACGAGCTGAAAAACTCATGCAGGAAGGCATGCAAATGGTCATAAGAGCAGAAAAAGCTTCAACTCCCAAATGA